Proteins encoded in a region of the Pieris rapae chromosome 10, ilPieRapa1.1, whole genome shotgun sequence genome:
- the LOC110998875 gene encoding cytochrome P450 6a8, with product MIFESVILNLFILLALIIALIFDYVTKFFSYWYIRHVPYKSAIPIFGSDYHRVLGLRNTTNEVQKLYNQYPEDKFVGCIRSRIPDLIVKDPDAVRKILSTDFSNFHCRGLGLDKSRDVCLRNNLFYSEGEKWTLLRKELETLLKNMNSEIRDDLHVCLSGINGDTNVQQLLSELLDIVFKDLLIGNNIEGSIITCLRKQSGQRSFQDKIKWYLKNIFPSLHVILGINTAISQLYDKFLSVICETKLYKDIKRREMVSEEKINTKSKKKDTDDTYTFSVLGLFITEGYLPCHNILTSLLYELARNVQVQERVRSNNEQLVLAIKETLRLHPPYSVISRKCIKMYTFADDDFLVDRGVTITVPLAAIHRDENNFNDAVSFKPERFENNDDVVAFMPFGQGPRSCVGADLAMKIITTVSSLIVNNFHIDVCNMTPTELRMIDEDFGQNIENDVWLKLRPINSNKI from the exons ATGATATTCGaaagtgttattttaaacttgttCATACTTTTAGCGCTAATAATAGCACTAATATTTGATTATGTGACcaaattttttagttattggTACATACGCCATGTGCCGTATAAATCTGCAATACCGATTTTCGGAAGCGACTATCATCGAGTCCTCGGCTTGAGAAATACAACTAACGAAGTACAAAAACTCTACAACCAATATCCCGAAGACAAATTCGTGGGCTGTATCAGAAGCAGGATCCCAGATTTGATTGTAAAGGATCCAGATGCAGTAAGGAAAATTCTATCAACGGATTTCTCGAATTTCCATTGCCGAGGCCTCGGGCTGGACAAATCCCGAGATGTTTGTTTAcgaaacaatttgttttattcggAAGGTGAAAAGTGGACTCTGCTGCGAAAGGAATTGGAAACATTGTTGAAGAACATGAATAGCGAGATCCGAGACGACTTACATGTCTGTTTGTCCGGAATCAATGGAGATACGAACGTTCAACAGTTATTGTCGGAGTTAttggatattgtttttaaagatttactcATCGGCAATAATATTGAAGGATCTATTATAACATGTTTGCGAAAACAGTCTGGACAGCGCTCATttcaagataaaataaagtgGTATTTGAAGAATATCTTCCCATCGCTACATGTCATTTTGGGTATAAATACAGCCATTTCGCAACTATATGATAAGTTTCTAAGTGTCATATGTGAAACTAAGCTTTACAAAGATATTAAAAGAAGGGAAATGGTATCTGAGGAGAAAATAAACACgaaatcaaagaaaaaggACACCGACGATACTTATACATTCTCTGTACTGGGATTGTTTATAACAGAGGGGTATTTACCTtgccataatattttaacctcACTGTTGTATGAACTAGCTCGAAATGTTCAGGTACAAGAGAGAGTGAGGAGTAATAATGAACAGTTAGTACTAGCcattaaagaaacattaaGGCTTCATCCACCATACTCTGTAATTTCacgtaaatgtattaaaatgtacacATTCGCTGACGACGACTTTCTTGTAGACAGGGGGGTGACTATTACAGTACCACTTGCAGCGATCCATAGAGACGAGAATAACTTTAATGATGCTGTGTCTTTCAAGCCAGAAAGGTTTGAAAACAATGACGATGTTGTAGCATTTATGCCGTTTGGGCAAGGACCGCGAAGTTGTGTTG GCGCAGATTTAGCgatgaaaattattacgaCTGTGTCCAGTCTGATTgtcaataattttcatattgatGTCTGTAACATGACACCGACTGAACTTCGCATGATTGATGAAGATTTTGGCCAAAATATAGAAAACGATGTTTGGTTGAAACTAAGACCtattaacagtaataaaatatga